From Oncorhynchus clarkii lewisi isolate Uvic-CL-2024 chromosome 26, UVic_Ocla_1.0, whole genome shotgun sequence, the proteins below share one genomic window:
- the LOC139384650 gene encoding sorting nexin-1-like isoform X1, whose amino-acid sequence MAASSRRNPPPLPGAENQDPLSEMADEDSDEGEDIFVGNSNPVAEAFQPDTANGEEPADLFSEAETSTAVNSSITTSKSNGVHSDNENDLFAEVSVELSMENPSTTAKSSGAEFTPSLTLSATQPESMEQLEEEKDEDSFDMEVAVTNPEKIGDGMNAYMAYKVSTRTTLPMFRNRTFSVWRRFSDFLGLYEKLSVKHSLNGCIIPPPPEKSVVGMTKVKVGKDDSSSADFVERRRAALERYLQRVVCHPSLLQDPDVREFLERDELPRAVGTHTLSGAGFLKMINRASDAVSKMTIKISDSDAWFDNKLQEVESEELQLRKLHAVVDSLVNHRKELCGNTAVFAKSMAMLGNSEDNTALSRALSQLAEVEDKMETLHQEQAASDFFILAELLADYIRLLGAVRGCFEQRMKTWQRWQEAQSTLQKKREVEAKLLWANKPDKLQQAKEEITEWEGKVTQYERDFDRISVTVRKEFLRFEKEKSKDFKSQIVKYLESLLQSQQRHVKFWEAFLPEAKAIA is encoded by the exons AGCAACCCTGTTGCAGAGGCCTTTCAGCCTGACACAGCCAATGGTGAAGAACCAGCTGACCTCTTCAGTGAAGCAGAAACTAGCACCGCTGTCAACAGTTCCATCACAACCTCTAAGTCCAACGGTGTCCATTCAGACAATGAGAATGATCTATTTGCAG AGGTCTCGGTGGAGCTGTCCATGGAGAACCCCAGCACCACAGCCAAGTCCTCTGGAGCTGAATTCACCCCGTCACTTACACTATCAGCAACACAACCTGagtctatggagcag TTGGAAGAGGAAAAAGATGAGGACAGCTTTGACATGGAGGTTGCTGTCACCAATCCAGAGAAAATTG GAGATGGCATGAACGCTTACATGGCCTACAAGGTGTCCACTCGG actacattacccatgtTCAGGAACAGGACATTCTCGGTGTGGAGGAGGTTCAGTGATTTCCTTGGGCTGTATGAGAAGCTGTCGGTGAAGCACTCCCTGAACGGCTGTATCATCCCTCCACCACCAGAGAAGAGCGTTGTGG GGATGACCAAAGTGAAGGTGGGAAAGGATGACTCTTCCTCGGCTGACtttgtggagaggaggagagcggctCTGGAGAG GTACCTGCAGAGAGTAGTGTGTCACCCGTCCCTGTTACAAGACCCTGATGTCAGAGAGTTCCTGGAAAGAGACGAG ctgCCTAGGGCggtgggtacacacacactgagtggaGCTGGCTTCCTGAAGATGATCAACAGAGCATCAGATGCTGTCAGTAAGATGACCATCAAGATCAGTGACTCGGATGCT TGGTTTGACAACAAACTGCAGGAGGTGGAGAGCGAGGAGCTGCAGCTGAGGAAACTCCATGCGGTGGTGGACTCCCTGGTCAACCACAGAAAGG AGCTCTGCGGGAACACAGCAGTGTTCGCCAAGAGCATGGCCATGCTGGGCAACTCGGAGGACAACACAGCTCTGTCCCGGGCCCTCTCCCAACTGGCCGAGGTGGAGGACAAGATGGAGACGCTACACCAGGAGCAGGCGGCCAGCGACTTCTTCATCTTGGCCGAGCTGCTGGCCGACTACATCCGCCTACTAGGGGCCGTCAGG GGCTGTTTTGAGCAGCGCATGAAAACGTGGCAGCGCTGGCAGGAGGCTCAGAGCACCCTGCAGAAGAAGAGGGAGGTTGAGGCAAAGCTTCTGTGGGCCAACAAGCCTGACAAACTACAACAGGCCAAAGAGGAGATCACTGAG TGGGAGGGTAAAGTCACTCAGTACGAGAGGGATTTTGACAGGATCTCTGTAACCGTTCGTAAGGAATTCCTCAGGTTTGAG AAAGAGAAGTCCAAGGACTTCAAAAGCCAGATAGTGAAATATCTGGAGTCTCTTCTACAGTCTCAACAGCGG CACGTAAAGTTCTGGGAAGCATTCCTGCCTGAAGCAAAAGCGATAGCATGA
- the LOC139384650 gene encoding sorting nexin-1-like isoform X2, protein MEQLEEEKDEDSFDMEVAVTNPEKIGDGMNAYMAYKVSTRTTLPMFRNRTFSVWRRFSDFLGLYEKLSVKHSLNGCIIPPPPEKSVVGMTKVKVGKDDSSSADFVERRRAALERYLQRVVCHPSLLQDPDVREFLERDELPRAVGTHTLSGAGFLKMINRASDAVSKMTIKISDSDAWFDNKLQEVESEELQLRKLHAVVDSLVNHRKELCGNTAVFAKSMAMLGNSEDNTALSRALSQLAEVEDKMETLHQEQAASDFFILAELLADYIRLLGAVRGCFEQRMKTWQRWQEAQSTLQKKREVEAKLLWANKPDKLQQAKEEITEWEGKVTQYERDFDRISVTVRKEFLRFEKEKSKDFKSQIVKYLESLLQSQQRHVKFWEAFLPEAKAIA, encoded by the exons atggagcag TTGGAAGAGGAAAAAGATGAGGACAGCTTTGACATGGAGGTTGCTGTCACCAATCCAGAGAAAATTG GAGATGGCATGAACGCTTACATGGCCTACAAGGTGTCCACTCGG actacattacccatgtTCAGGAACAGGACATTCTCGGTGTGGAGGAGGTTCAGTGATTTCCTTGGGCTGTATGAGAAGCTGTCGGTGAAGCACTCCCTGAACGGCTGTATCATCCCTCCACCACCAGAGAAGAGCGTTGTGG GGATGACCAAAGTGAAGGTGGGAAAGGATGACTCTTCCTCGGCTGACtttgtggagaggaggagagcggctCTGGAGAG GTACCTGCAGAGAGTAGTGTGTCACCCGTCCCTGTTACAAGACCCTGATGTCAGAGAGTTCCTGGAAAGAGACGAG ctgCCTAGGGCggtgggtacacacacactgagtggaGCTGGCTTCCTGAAGATGATCAACAGAGCATCAGATGCTGTCAGTAAGATGACCATCAAGATCAGTGACTCGGATGCT TGGTTTGACAACAAACTGCAGGAGGTGGAGAGCGAGGAGCTGCAGCTGAGGAAACTCCATGCGGTGGTGGACTCCCTGGTCAACCACAGAAAGG AGCTCTGCGGGAACACAGCAGTGTTCGCCAAGAGCATGGCCATGCTGGGCAACTCGGAGGACAACACAGCTCTGTCCCGGGCCCTCTCCCAACTGGCCGAGGTGGAGGACAAGATGGAGACGCTACACCAGGAGCAGGCGGCCAGCGACTTCTTCATCTTGGCCGAGCTGCTGGCCGACTACATCCGCCTACTAGGGGCCGTCAGG GGCTGTTTTGAGCAGCGCATGAAAACGTGGCAGCGCTGGCAGGAGGCTCAGAGCACCCTGCAGAAGAAGAGGGAGGTTGAGGCAAAGCTTCTGTGGGCCAACAAGCCTGACAAACTACAACAGGCCAAAGAGGAGATCACTGAG TGGGAGGGTAAAGTCACTCAGTACGAGAGGGATTTTGACAGGATCTCTGTAACCGTTCGTAAGGAATTCCTCAGGTTTGAG AAAGAGAAGTCCAAGGACTTCAAAAGCCAGATAGTGAAATATCTGGAGTCTCTTCTACAGTCTCAACAGCGG CACGTAAAGTTCTGGGAAGCATTCCTGCCTGAAGCAAAAGCGATAGCATGA